A region from the Etheostoma spectabile isolate EspeVRDwgs_2016 chromosome 9, UIUC_Espe_1.0, whole genome shotgun sequence genome encodes:
- the b3galt2 gene encoding beta-1,3-galactosyltransferase 2: MQWRRRHCCPIKMTWTVKRSLFRTHVAGLLSLALLFTLFLFFSHQDWLPGRSGPRENPLAYTIRGFRSPKGEANQSSSLRSLWRETGYVAPKPLLNLSSQQADGATGEAAGGGGGARMGVMGLGDSMSTNNSLHKEMGVGGRLSAQPYRYILNEPFKCRDSTPFLILLIAAEPAQADARNAIRQTWGNESIAMGLGFVRLFLLGTGKSSDTYLQSSIEEESRVHHDIIQQDYQDTYYNLTIKTLMGMNWVATYCPHASYVMKTDSDMFVNTEYLIQKLLKPELPPKQRYFTGYLMRGYAPNRNKDSKWYMPPELYPSERYPIFCSGTGYVFSGDMAELIYQASLSIRRLHLEDVYVGICLAKLRIDPAPPPNEFLFNHWRVSYSSCKYSHLITSHQFHPNELIKYWTHLQSNKHNACINIAKEKNGRYRHRKFHGERPP; this comes from the coding sequence ATGCAGTGGAGACGGCGGCACTGCTGTCCTATCAAGATGACCTGGACCGTCAAGCGTTCACTCTTCCGGACCCATGTGGCCGGCCTCCTCTCGCTGGCTCTGCTCTTCACCCTCTTCTTGTTTTTCAGCCACCAGGACTGGTTGCCGGGACGCAGTGGGCCCCGTGAAAACCCACTGGCATACACCATCAGGGGCTTCCGCAGCCCAAAAGGAGAAGCCAACCAGAGCAGCTCCCTGAGGAGCCTGTGGAGAGAGACCGGGTATGTAGCGCCAAAGCCTCTGCTCAACCTCAGTTCTCAGCAGGCGGATGGGGCAACGGGGGAGgcagcaggagggggaggaggagccaGGATGGGCGTGATGGGGCTCGGGGACTCCATGAGCACTAACAACAGTTTACACAAGGAGATGGGTGTCGGAGGGAGGCTCAGCGCTCAGCCTTACCGCTACATCCTGAACGAGCCCTTCAAGTGCAGGGACAGCACGcccttcctcatcctcctcatcgcTGCAGAGCCCGCCCAGGCCGATGCCCGTAACGCCATCCGCCAGACATGGGGGAATGAGAGCATAGCAATGGGCCTGGGGTTTGTTCGTCTTTTCCTGCTCGGCACGGGAAAAAGCTCAGATACCTACCTGCAGAGCAGCATAGAGGAAGAGAGCCGCGTTCACCACGACATCATCCAACAGGATTATCAGGACACTTACTACAACCTGACCATCAAAACCCTGATGGGCATGAACTGGGTGGCCACCTATTGCCCACACGCTTCTTATGTGATGAAGACAGACAGCGACATGTTTGTCAACACTGAGTATCTTATCCAAAAGCTGTTGAAGCCCGAATTGCCGCCCAAGCAGAGATACTTCACCGGCTACCTGATGAGGGGCTATGCACCAAACCGAAACAAGGACAGCAAGTGGTACATGCCGCCGGAGCTGTACCCAAGCGAGCGCTACCCCATATTCTGCTCAGGCACGGGGTACGTGTTCTCAGGGGACATGGCCGAGCTGATCTACCAGGCCTCGCTCAGCATACGCAGGCTGCACCTGGAGGATGTTTACGTGGGGATCTGCCTGGCAAAGCTGCGCATCGACCCGGCGCCCCCTCCCAATGAGTTCCTCTTTAACCATTGGCGGGTGTCGTACTCCAGTTGTAAGTACAGCCACCTGATCACATCCCATCAGTTCCATCCAAATGAGCTCATCAAGTACTGGACCCACTTGCAGAGCAACAAGCACAACGCCTGTATCAACATCGCAAAGGAAAAGAACGGCAGGTACAGACACCGAAAGTTTCATGGAGAGAGGCCTCCATGA